The window TAAGAAAAAAATAGCACTAGAAGGGGGGATAATCATGCCCAGACAATTTCCGTTAGAAAAAACAAGGAACATCGGTATTATGGCTCATATCGATGCAGGTAAAACAACAACAACTGAACGTATCCTTTTCTATACCGGTAAAGTCCATAAAATAGGGGAAGTTCATGAAGGTGCTGCCACTATGGACTGGATGGTTCAAGAGCAAGAAAGGGGTATCACCATTACATCTGCTGCAACTACTGCTCAGTGGAAAAATCACAGGATAAACATAATAGATACACCAGGACACGTGGACTTCACAGTGGAAGTAGAAAGGTCCCTCCGTGTACTTGACGGTGCTGTAGGTGTTTTTTGTGCTAAAGGTGGTGTAGAACCACAGTCTGAAACAGTTTGGAGACAAGCTGATAAATATGGTGTTCCAAGGATAGCCTATGTTAACAAAATGGATATCATTGGAGCTGATTTTTACAGAGCAGTGGAAATGATGAGGGATAGATTGAAAGCCAATGCTGTTCCCATTCAAATCCCAATCGGAGCAGAAGACACATTTGTAGGAATGGTTGATTTAGTGGAAATGAAAGCCATCATCTATAAAGATGATTTAGGCAGACAAGTAGATGTCACAGAAATTCCTGCAGAATTACAAGAAACGGCAAATAAGTACAGGGAGCAACTCCTTGAAGCAGTAGCAGAGACAAGCGAAGAGTTAATGATGAAATACCTTGAAGGTGAAGAATTAACGGTAGAAGAAATTAAAGCTGCTATCAGAAAGGGAACTTGTGAAACCACATTAGTTCCAGTTCTTTGCGGTTCATCTTACAAAAACAAAGGTGTTTCTGTATTATTAGATGCAGTAGTTGATTATCTACCATCACCACTAGATATCCCTGCAATTAAAGGGGTGGATTTACAAACCGGTGAAGAAATCGAAAGGATAGCAGGAGATGACCAACCTTTCTCAGCTTTAGCTTTTAAGATCATGAGTGACCCATATGTAGGTAAATTGGCTTTCTTTAGGGTTTACTCTGGTGTTCTAAAATCTGGTTCTTATGTGTTCAACTCTACTAAAGGGAAAAAAGAGAGAATTGGACGTCTATTACAAATGCATGCTAACCACAGAGAAGAAATTACTGAGGTTTATACAGGTGATATAGCTGCAGCAGTAGGATTAAAAGACACAACCACCGGTGACACTTTATGTGATGAAAGCAACCCAGTAGTTCTTGAGTCAATGGTGTTCCCAGAACCAGTTATTTCAGTTGCTATTGAGCCTGAAACTAAAGCTGACCAAGAAAAAATGGGTATTGCTCTACAAAAATTAGCTGAAGAGGATCCTACTTTTAGAACGAGAACCGATGAAGAAACTGGACAGGTAATAATCTCCGGTATGGGTGAGCTTCACTTAGATATCATCGTTGACCGTCTAAAAAGGGAATTTAAGGTTCAAGCAAAAGTAGGTAACCCACAAGTTGCTTATAAAGAAACTATCACTAAAACTGTTAAGGCGGAGGGTAAATTCATTCGTCAGTCTGGTGGTAGAGGTCAATACGGTCACGTATGGATTGAACTTTCTCCAAGGAATCCAGGGGAAGGATATTTATTCGAAAACAAAATTGTCGGTGGTGTAGTACCAAAAGAATATATTGGTCCAGTAGACCAAGGTATTCAAGAAGCTGCTAAGACTGGTGTTTTAGCTGGTTATCCGGTACTAGACTTTAAAGCGACATTATTTGATGGTTCTTACCATGATGTCGACTCTTCAGAAATGGCCTTTAAAGTAGCTGCTTCTATGGCCTTTAAAGAAGCTATGAAAAAAGCAGATCCAGTACTCCTTGAACCAGTTATGAAAGTTGAAGTAACTGTACCTGAAGAGTACATGGGTGATGTAATGGGAGATATTAACTCTAGAAGGGGTAGAATTGAAGGTATGGAAAGTAGAGCTGGTGCTCAAGTAATTAGAGCCCTTGTACCCCTCGCTTCAATGTTTGGTTATGCTACAGACCTTCGTTCTAGAACCCAAGGTAGAGGAGTTTATTCAATGGAATTCTCCCACTATGAGCCAGTACCTAGAAACATTGCAGAGGAAATTATGGCAAAAGGTAAGTAATTTTGGGTTATTCCCAATGTAAATAACAAAAATAATAGATTTAAAAAGGAGGATAATAAAAATGGCAAAAGCTAAATTTGAACGTACAAAGCCACACGTTAACGTTGGAACAATTGGCCACGTTGACCATGGTAAAACAACACTAACAGCTGCTTTAACAACAATTATTTCAACAACTGGTGGAGCTCAAAAAATGGCATATGACCAAATCGATAAAGCTCCAGAAGAAAAAGCAAGGGGAATTACAATTTCAACAGCCCACGTTGAGTACGAAACAGAAAAACGTCACTATGCCCACGTAGACTGCCCAGGCCATGCTGACTATGTAAAAAACATGATCACTGGAGCGGCACAAATGGATGGAGCTATCTTAGTAGTATCAGCTGCTGATGGTCCAATGCCACAAACCCGTGAGCACATTCTACTTTCCCGTCAAGTAGGTGTACCGCACATTGTAGTATTTTTAAACAAAGCTGACATGGTAGACGATCC is drawn from Anaerobranca californiensis DSM 14826 and contains these coding sequences:
- the fusA gene encoding elongation factor G, with amino-acid sequence MPRQFPLEKTRNIGIMAHIDAGKTTTTERILFYTGKVHKIGEVHEGAATMDWMVQEQERGITITSAATTAQWKNHRINIIDTPGHVDFTVEVERSLRVLDGAVGVFCAKGGVEPQSETVWRQADKYGVPRIAYVNKMDIIGADFYRAVEMMRDRLKANAVPIQIPIGAEDTFVGMVDLVEMKAIIYKDDLGRQVDVTEIPAELQETANKYREQLLEAVAETSEELMMKYLEGEELTVEEIKAAIRKGTCETTLVPVLCGSSYKNKGVSVLLDAVVDYLPSPLDIPAIKGVDLQTGEEIERIAGDDQPFSALAFKIMSDPYVGKLAFFRVYSGVLKSGSYVFNSTKGKKERIGRLLQMHANHREEITEVYTGDIAAAVGLKDTTTGDTLCDESNPVVLESMVFPEPVISVAIEPETKADQEKMGIALQKLAEEDPTFRTRTDEETGQVIISGMGELHLDIIVDRLKREFKVQAKVGNPQVAYKETITKTVKAEGKFIRQSGGRGQYGHVWIELSPRNPGEGYLFENKIVGGVVPKEYIGPVDQGIQEAAKTGVLAGYPVLDFKATLFDGSYHDVDSSEMAFKVAASMAFKEAMKKADPVLLEPVMKVEVTVPEEYMGDVMGDINSRRGRIEGMESRAGAQVIRALVPLASMFGYATDLRSRTQGRGVYSMEFSHYEPVPRNIAEEIMAKGK
- a CDS encoding GTP-binding protein; amino-acid sequence: MAKAKFERTKPHVNVGTIGHVDHGKTTLTAALTTIISTTGGAQKMAYDQIDKAPEEKARGITISTAHVEYETEKRHYAHVDCPGHADYVKNMITGAAQMDGAILVVSAADGPMPQTREHILLSRQVGVPHIVVFLNKADMVDDP